Proteins found in one Sorghum bicolor cultivar BTx623 chromosome 1, Sorghum_bicolor_NCBIv3, whole genome shotgun sequence genomic segment:
- the LOC8081435 gene encoding uncharacterized protein LOC8081435 isoform X4, whose product MARGAARKRRRESSPPADAAEARDGRKLLFGEFVEVLSCDPGLCGSWHKAVVIGIQENARTVRYTDFIDENGSPLVENVQVSDAIDGKSSMPEEVIRGNVRPMCPHQRLQVSHASYGLCVDALIEGSYWEGVIADHAEGSMERKVLFPDEGDECTIEVDQLRLTQDWDEVTGKWKPRGIWLFLQMLLSHEERDGLPVSVRQIWFDLRSKPSFKTDAKMWMCGTEEFWERSLADLIAELWSLCDKPTLDGYQVEAVFQKNEVETTVLDKLDPSQALSEYISCYRNNRKDALIKMELAKQHLKSLGWTFLDDHPKNKFYISPDGKRFPSFLGACQACLAAKEANDCQDDHTENLHLDSTSVVHKNARYNPTRMDLALIKNKSNDKWITTPSGSWELVQLDAEFSPQIVSLLASYQDGTTVLQRSIDRTLSVKLKKHLLALGWSIKFRKDETMLGNGHHRHITRYRYESPDGKTYVSIIQVICSLIIGGVKQDIITDRHNYQTAPKGFHSTVSTDLARLSKRKRRDKSDALEKYIYYMEADKKTSRRRKLLRSNAKKFLKSAGWNFWLKQKPGNRLELRYDAPHGKSYNSLVAACKGYLEKGYQEDNDADTEIANHGSADGSMHRSKLARLRDSSTIQGMPAVDRCSNMFTLSAHHGKCRKRKSSPISLDSAPYLCSRHGQIPSSEHRAKTVLSMLVKKKIVVPGDKVTYKQSDGPGIKEGSIRRDGIKCMCCNEIFTVENFEVHAGSSTPLPSAHMFLKDGMSLSQCLVEFMGGNKPRDPHPLHARLKGKNSDLESDSICSVCHDGGDLLLCDNCPSSYHHDCVGLEVEAIPEGNWYCPSCRCSICNLSDYDPDTSQFTEKTIVYCDQCEREYHVGCTRNSDNQLICRPEGCWFCSRGCSNVFQHLQELIGKSVPTPIEGVSWTILKFCSGNGSDHGDYDDEIMADHYGKLCVAVGILHECFVTIIEPRTQSDISEDIVFNRESELRRLNFRGFYTILLQKGGEPISVGTFRICGQKFAELPLIGTSSPYRRQGMCRLLINELEKLLLDLGVERLILPAVPELLETWTCSFGFTIMSNSDRLELAGNSILSFQGTTMCQKILNVAHNISQEKSVPSMSNSEGMGLAENMVVQKVFVPLTVEPDHQIDLIVEPELVMEIENNSSEEGISSIDPLTSMPDPQVGLTVGPELVLVSQEKKGEEDICFIDAPTCTPDPQVGLTMDIHEQPNVRSVQRELHFEYNT is encoded by the exons ATGGCGCGCGGCGCGGCTAGAAAGCGGCGGCGCGAGTCGTCGCCCCCTGCCGATGCCGCCGAGGCACGCGACGGGAGGAAGCTCCTCTTCGGCGAGTTCGTCGAG GTGTTGAGTTGTGATCCAGGGCTATGTGGCTCCTGGCATAAGGCTGTTGTTATTGGTATTCAGGAAAATGCTCGCACCGTAAGATATACTGATTTCATTGATGAAAATGGATCACCGCTTGTTGAGAATGTTCAAGTGTCAGATGCCATTGATGGCAAGTCAAGCATGCCTGAGGAAGTCATTCGTGGCAATGTTAGGCCAATGTGTCCACATCAACGGCTGCAGGTATCTCATGCAAGCTATGGACTCTGTGTTGATGCACTCATAGAAGGTTCCTACTGGGAAGGTGTTATTGCTGATCATGCTGAAGGCTCTATGGAAAGGAAAGTCCTTTTCCCTGATGAAGGTGATGAATGCACTATCGAAGTTGATCAGCTACGTCTTACTCAAGACTGGGATGAAGTTACAGGGAAATGGAAACCACGTGGAATCTGGTTGTTTCTGCAGATGCTATTGTCACatgaagagagagatggttTACCTGTGTCAGTCAGGCAGATATGGTTTGACTTAAGATCCAAACCTTCTTTTAAGACTGATGCCAAAATGTGGATGTGTGGAACAGAAGAATTTTGGGAGAGAtcacttgcagatctcattgctGAATTGTGGTCTCTATGTGACAAGCCTACCCTAGATGGATATCAAGTGGAAGCAGTATTTCAGAAGAACGAAGTTGAGACCACTGTCTTGGATAAGCTGGATCCATCCCAAGCATTATCAGAATATATATCATGCTATCGCAATAATAGGAAAGATGCTCTCATAAAAATGGAGTTGGCAAAGCAACACCTTAAATCTTTAGGATGGACCTTTCTGGATGACCATCCTAaaaacaagttttacatctCACCTGATGGTAAGCGGTTCCCATCTTTTCTAGGAGCATGCCAGGCGTGTTTGGCTGCAAAAGAAGCAAATGATTGCCAAGATGATCATACAGAAAATTTGCATCTAGACAGTACTAGTGTGGTGCACAAGAATGCACGCTACAACCCGACGCGCATGGATCTTGCCTTGATAAAGAACAAGTCGAATGATAAATGGATCACGACTCCATCAGGATCTTGGGAGTTGGTTCAACTCGATGCTGAATTTTCCCCACAGATAGTTTCTCTTCTTGCTAGTTACCAAGATGGCACTACTGTTCTACAGAGGAGCATTGACAGAACTCTGAGTGTGAAGCTGAAGAAGCATCTACTGGCATTGGGTTGGAGTATTAAGTTCAGAAAAGATGAAACTATGCTAGGAAATGGCCATCACAGACATATTACGAGATACCGATATGAGTCACCTGATGGGAAGACTTATGTTTCTATCATTCAGGTAATATGCAGCTTGATAATTGGAGGCGTTAAACAAGATATAATAACTGACAGACACAACTATCAGACAGCACCAAAAGGTTTTCATTCGACAGTGTCAACTGACCTGGCAAGGCTCAGTAAACGTAAAAGAAGGGATAAATCTGATGCCCTTGAAAAATACATATACTATATGGAAGCTGATAAGAAAACTTCCAGGAGGAGGAAACTGTTGAGATCAAATGCTAAGAAGTTTCTCAAATCTGCTGGATGGAATTTTTGGTTAAAGCAAAAGCCTGGAAACAGACTGGAGTTGAGGTATGATGCTCCACATGGCAAGTCTTACAACTCTCTAGTGGCAGCATGTAAGGGTTACCTGGAAAAAGGATATCAGGAGGACAACGACGCAGACACTGAAATCGCCAACCATGGTTCTGCTGATGGTTCTATGCATCGATCAAAATTGGCACGACTAAGGGATTCAAGTACAATACAGGGTATGCCTGCAGTGGACAGATGTAGCAACATGTTTACCTTGTCTGCACATCATGGAAAGTGTAGGAAAAGAAAATCATCTCCAATTTCTTTGGACAGTGCACCATATCTTTGTTCAAGACATGGACAGATTCCTTCAAGTGAGCATCGTGCGAAGACAGTTTTGTCTATGTTGGTAAAGAAAAAAATTGTGGTACCAGGGGATAAGGTTACATATAAGCAAAGTGATGGACCTGGGATAAAGGAAGGTTCCATCCGCAGAGATGGAATAAAATGCATGTGTTGCAATGAAATATTCACTGTGGAGAATTTTGAGGTTCATGCTGGGAGCAGTACACCATTACCTTCGGCTCATATGTTTTTAAAGGATGGAATGTCCCTATCACAGTGTTTGGTTGAATTCATGGGTGGAAACAAGCCCAGAGATCCACATCCACTGCATGCGCGCTTGAAGGGAAAAAATTCTGATCTGGAAAGTGATTCGATATGCTCTGTGTGCCATGATGGTGGGGATTTATTACTTTGTGACAATTGCCCATCATCTTATCATCATGACTGTGTCGGTTTGGAGGTAGAG GCCATTCCGGAAGGCAACTGGTATTGCCCATCCTGCAGATGCAGTATTTGTAACTTGAGTGATTATGATCCTGATACCAGCCAATTCACTGAGAAGACCATAGTTTACTGTGATCAGTGTGAACGGGAAT ATCATGTCGGTTGCACTAGAAATAGTGACAATCAGCTTATCTGCCGACCAGAAGGTTGTTGGTTTTGCAGCAGGGGATGCTCAAAT GTATTTCAACATTTGCAAGAACTCATTGGGAAATCAGTTCCAACTCCAATCGAAGGCGTATCTTGGACTATCTTGAAATTTTGTAGTGGGAACGGCAGTGACCATGGTGATTATGATGATGAGATAATGGCAGACCATTATGGCAAGTTGTGCGTTGCAGTTggtattcttcatgaatgctttgtTACTATTATCGAGCCTCGCACACAGAGTGATATTTCTGAGGATATTGTCTTCAATAGAGA ATCAGAACTCAGACGACTAAATTTTAGGGGATTCTACACAATACTTCTCCAGAAAGGTGGTGAACCAATATCTGTCGGCACTTTTAG GATTTGCGGCCAGAAGTTTGCCGAGCTGCCTCTGATCGGTACAAGTTCTCCATACCGTCGCCAAGGAATGTGCCGACTTCTAATTAATGAACTGGAAAAG TTGCTTTTAGACTTGGGGGTGGAAAGACTTATATTACCGGCAGTTCCTGAACTTTTGGAAACATGGACATGCTCATTTGGTTTCACAATTATGTCAAATTCTGATAGGCTTGAGTTGGCAGGGAATAGCATTCTCAGTTTCCAGGGAACCACCATGTGTCAGAAGATTTTAAATGTTGCACACAACATTTCACAAGAAAAAAGTGTTCCATCAATGTCCAATTCTGAGGGAATGGGGTTGGCAGAGAACATGGTGGTGCAGAAGGTATTTGTTCCATTGACAGTGGAGCCAGACCATCAGATTGATTTGATTGTGGAGCCTGAGCTAGTAATGGAAATTGAGAATAACAGCAGTGAAGAGGGTATTTCTTCAATTGATCCTCTGACTAGTATGCCAGACCCGCAAGTTGGTTTGACAGTGGGGCCAGAGCTGGTACTGGTAAGTCAGGAAAAAAAAGGCGAAGAGGATATTTGTTTCATTGACGCTCCAACTTGCACGCCAGACCCTCAAGTTGGTTTAACAATGGACATTCATGAGCAACCAAATGTCAG ATCAGTGCAACGAGAATTGCACTTCGAATATAACA CCTAA
- the LOC8081435 gene encoding uncharacterized protein LOC8081435 isoform X3 — translation MHLQIVQNLGFSLLPSVLSCDPGLCGSWHKAVVIGIQENARTVRYTDFIDENGSPLVENVQVSDAIDGKSSMPEEVIRGNVRPMCPHQRLQVSHASYGLCVDALIEGSYWEGVIADHAEGSMERKVLFPDEGDECTIEVDQLRLTQDWDEVTGKWKPRGIWLFLQMLLSHEERDGLPVSVRQIWFDLRSKPSFKTDAKMWMCGTEEFWERSLADLIAELWSLCDKPTLDGYQVEAVFQKNEVETTVLDKLDPSQALSEYISCYRNNRKDALIKMELAKQHLKSLGWTFLDDHPKNKFYISPDGKRFPSFLGACQACLAAKEANDCQDDHTENLHLDSTSVVHKNARYNPTRMDLALIKNKSNDKWITTPSGSWELVQLDAEFSPQIVSLLASYQDGTTVLQRSIDRTLSVKLKKHLLALGWSIKFRKDETMLGNGHHRHITRYRYESPDGKTYVSIIQVICSLIIGGVKQDIITDRHNYQTAPKGFHSTVSTDLARLSKRKRRDKSDALEKYIYYMEADKKTSRRRKLLRSNAKKFLKSAGWNFWLKQKPGNRLELRYDAPHGKSYNSLVAACKGYLEKGYQEDNDADTEIANHGSADGSMHRSKLARLRDSSTIQGMPAVDRCSNMFTLSAHHGKCRKRKSSPISLDSAPYLCSRHGQIPSSEHRAKTVLSMLVKKKIVVPGDKVTYKQSDGPGIKEGSIRRDGIKCMCCNEIFTVENFEVHAGSSTPLPSAHMFLKDGMSLSQCLVEFMGGNKPRDPHPLHARLKGKNSDLESDSICSVCHDGGDLLLCDNCPSSYHHDCVGLEVEAIPEGNWYCPSCRCSICNLSDYDPDTSQFTEKTIVYCDQCEREYHVGCTRNSDNQLICRPEGCWFCSRGCSNVFQHLQELIGKSVPTPIEGVSWTILKFCSGNGSDHGDYDDEIMADHYGKLCVAVGILHECFVTIIEPRTQSDISEDIVFNRESELRRLNFRGFYTILLQKGGEPISVGTFRICGQKFAELPLIGTSSPYRRQGMCRLLINELEKLLLDLGVERLILPAVPELLETWTCSFGFTIMSNSDRLELAGNSILSFQGTTMCQKILNVAHNISQEKSVPSMSNSEGMGLAENMVVQKVFVPLTVEPDHQIDLIVEPELVMEIENNSSEEGISSIDPLTSMPDPQVGLTVGPELVLVSQEKKGEEDICFIDAPTCTPDPQVGLTMDIHEQPNVSAGADQCNENCTSNITPNTASGSKYKFSGKCYERVKKGARPRNVWLRVSTK, via the exons ATGCACCTGCAAATAGTTCAGAATCTTGGCTTCTCGCTTCTTCCCTCA GTGTTGAGTTGTGATCCAGGGCTATGTGGCTCCTGGCATAAGGCTGTTGTTATTGGTATTCAGGAAAATGCTCGCACCGTAAGATATACTGATTTCATTGATGAAAATGGATCACCGCTTGTTGAGAATGTTCAAGTGTCAGATGCCATTGATGGCAAGTCAAGCATGCCTGAGGAAGTCATTCGTGGCAATGTTAGGCCAATGTGTCCACATCAACGGCTGCAGGTATCTCATGCAAGCTATGGACTCTGTGTTGATGCACTCATAGAAGGTTCCTACTGGGAAGGTGTTATTGCTGATCATGCTGAAGGCTCTATGGAAAGGAAAGTCCTTTTCCCTGATGAAGGTGATGAATGCACTATCGAAGTTGATCAGCTACGTCTTACTCAAGACTGGGATGAAGTTACAGGGAAATGGAAACCACGTGGAATCTGGTTGTTTCTGCAGATGCTATTGTCACatgaagagagagatggttTACCTGTGTCAGTCAGGCAGATATGGTTTGACTTAAGATCCAAACCTTCTTTTAAGACTGATGCCAAAATGTGGATGTGTGGAACAGAAGAATTTTGGGAGAGAtcacttgcagatctcattgctGAATTGTGGTCTCTATGTGACAAGCCTACCCTAGATGGATATCAAGTGGAAGCAGTATTTCAGAAGAACGAAGTTGAGACCACTGTCTTGGATAAGCTGGATCCATCCCAAGCATTATCAGAATATATATCATGCTATCGCAATAATAGGAAAGATGCTCTCATAAAAATGGAGTTGGCAAAGCAACACCTTAAATCTTTAGGATGGACCTTTCTGGATGACCATCCTAaaaacaagttttacatctCACCTGATGGTAAGCGGTTCCCATCTTTTCTAGGAGCATGCCAGGCGTGTTTGGCTGCAAAAGAAGCAAATGATTGCCAAGATGATCATACAGAAAATTTGCATCTAGACAGTACTAGTGTGGTGCACAAGAATGCACGCTACAACCCGACGCGCATGGATCTTGCCTTGATAAAGAACAAGTCGAATGATAAATGGATCACGACTCCATCAGGATCTTGGGAGTTGGTTCAACTCGATGCTGAATTTTCCCCACAGATAGTTTCTCTTCTTGCTAGTTACCAAGATGGCACTACTGTTCTACAGAGGAGCATTGACAGAACTCTGAGTGTGAAGCTGAAGAAGCATCTACTGGCATTGGGTTGGAGTATTAAGTTCAGAAAAGATGAAACTATGCTAGGAAATGGCCATCACAGACATATTACGAGATACCGATATGAGTCACCTGATGGGAAGACTTATGTTTCTATCATTCAGGTAATATGCAGCTTGATAATTGGAGGCGTTAAACAAGATATAATAACTGACAGACACAACTATCAGACAGCACCAAAAGGTTTTCATTCGACAGTGTCAACTGACCTGGCAAGGCTCAGTAAACGTAAAAGAAGGGATAAATCTGATGCCCTTGAAAAATACATATACTATATGGAAGCTGATAAGAAAACTTCCAGGAGGAGGAAACTGTTGAGATCAAATGCTAAGAAGTTTCTCAAATCTGCTGGATGGAATTTTTGGTTAAAGCAAAAGCCTGGAAACAGACTGGAGTTGAGGTATGATGCTCCACATGGCAAGTCTTACAACTCTCTAGTGGCAGCATGTAAGGGTTACCTGGAAAAAGGATATCAGGAGGACAACGACGCAGACACTGAAATCGCCAACCATGGTTCTGCTGATGGTTCTATGCATCGATCAAAATTGGCACGACTAAGGGATTCAAGTACAATACAGGGTATGCCTGCAGTGGACAGATGTAGCAACATGTTTACCTTGTCTGCACATCATGGAAAGTGTAGGAAAAGAAAATCATCTCCAATTTCTTTGGACAGTGCACCATATCTTTGTTCAAGACATGGACAGATTCCTTCAAGTGAGCATCGTGCGAAGACAGTTTTGTCTATGTTGGTAAAGAAAAAAATTGTGGTACCAGGGGATAAGGTTACATATAAGCAAAGTGATGGACCTGGGATAAAGGAAGGTTCCATCCGCAGAGATGGAATAAAATGCATGTGTTGCAATGAAATATTCACTGTGGAGAATTTTGAGGTTCATGCTGGGAGCAGTACACCATTACCTTCGGCTCATATGTTTTTAAAGGATGGAATGTCCCTATCACAGTGTTTGGTTGAATTCATGGGTGGAAACAAGCCCAGAGATCCACATCCACTGCATGCGCGCTTGAAGGGAAAAAATTCTGATCTGGAAAGTGATTCGATATGCTCTGTGTGCCATGATGGTGGGGATTTATTACTTTGTGACAATTGCCCATCATCTTATCATCATGACTGTGTCGGTTTGGAGGTAGAG GCCATTCCGGAAGGCAACTGGTATTGCCCATCCTGCAGATGCAGTATTTGTAACTTGAGTGATTATGATCCTGATACCAGCCAATTCACTGAGAAGACCATAGTTTACTGTGATCAGTGTGAACGGGAAT ATCATGTCGGTTGCACTAGAAATAGTGACAATCAGCTTATCTGCCGACCAGAAGGTTGTTGGTTTTGCAGCAGGGGATGCTCAAAT GTATTTCAACATTTGCAAGAACTCATTGGGAAATCAGTTCCAACTCCAATCGAAGGCGTATCTTGGACTATCTTGAAATTTTGTAGTGGGAACGGCAGTGACCATGGTGATTATGATGATGAGATAATGGCAGACCATTATGGCAAGTTGTGCGTTGCAGTTggtattcttcatgaatgctttgtTACTATTATCGAGCCTCGCACACAGAGTGATATTTCTGAGGATATTGTCTTCAATAGAGA ATCAGAACTCAGACGACTAAATTTTAGGGGATTCTACACAATACTTCTCCAGAAAGGTGGTGAACCAATATCTGTCGGCACTTTTAG GATTTGCGGCCAGAAGTTTGCCGAGCTGCCTCTGATCGGTACAAGTTCTCCATACCGTCGCCAAGGAATGTGCCGACTTCTAATTAATGAACTGGAAAAG TTGCTTTTAGACTTGGGGGTGGAAAGACTTATATTACCGGCAGTTCCTGAACTTTTGGAAACATGGACATGCTCATTTGGTTTCACAATTATGTCAAATTCTGATAGGCTTGAGTTGGCAGGGAATAGCATTCTCAGTTTCCAGGGAACCACCATGTGTCAGAAGATTTTAAATGTTGCACACAACATTTCACAAGAAAAAAGTGTTCCATCAATGTCCAATTCTGAGGGAATGGGGTTGGCAGAGAACATGGTGGTGCAGAAGGTATTTGTTCCATTGACAGTGGAGCCAGACCATCAGATTGATTTGATTGTGGAGCCTGAGCTAGTAATGGAAATTGAGAATAACAGCAGTGAAGAGGGTATTTCTTCAATTGATCCTCTGACTAGTATGCCAGACCCGCAAGTTGGTTTGACAGTGGGGCCAGAGCTGGTACTGGTAAGTCAGGAAAAAAAAGGCGAAGAGGATATTTGTTTCATTGACGCTCCAACTTGCACGCCAGACCCTCAAGTTGGTTTAACAATGGACATTCATGAGCAACCAAATGTCAG TGCTGGTGCAGATCAGTGCAACGAGAATTGCACTTCGAATATAACA CCTAACACAGCTTCAGGATCGAAATACAAGTTCTCAGGAAAATGCTATGAGCGGGTTAAAAAGGGTGCTCGCCCAAGGAATGTCTGGCTTAGAGTTTCGACCAAATAA